One window from the genome of Actinoplanes teichomyceticus ATCC 31121 encodes:
- a CDS encoding 4a-hydroxytetrahydrobiopterin dehydratase has product MRARKRRNNTGSDYLNDALALLSGWTRDGVQLRRDLACDDSQHAALTERIKVAADTLSIRPSIRRVDGHTQICLGDRDGEAITDGDVTLAARIEDFYRTVVQTP; this is encoded by the coding sequence ATGCGGGCTAGAAAACGCCGGAACAACACCGGCTCCGACTATCTGAACGACGCCCTCGCGCTGTTGAGCGGCTGGACCCGCGACGGCGTGCAACTGCGCCGTGATCTCGCCTGCGACGACAGCCAGCACGCCGCGCTGACCGAACGGATCAAGGTGGCCGCGGACACGCTGTCGATCCGGCCGAGCATCCGGCGCGTCGACGGCCACACGCAGATCTGCCTGGGTGATCGGGACGGCGAGGCCATCACCGACGGTGACGTAACGCTCGCGGCGCGCATCGAGGATTTCTACCGCACCGTGGTCCAGACCCCGTAG
- a CDS encoding PH domain-containing protein, protein MTDVAYDNKGQLEQIQSGLLDGETIIAVYDAIGAGTGFIGLTDRRIIIQDRSFVGKKFAITSIPYSKVSSVSVVSNKSWAGQFFSSGEIAITVGTHVYEIEFRGSDKAHHVHQVILSHAA, encoded by the coding sequence ATGACTGACGTCGCATACGACAACAAGGGCCAGCTCGAACAGATCCAGAGCGGCCTGCTCGACGGAGAGACGATCATCGCCGTGTACGACGCGATCGGCGCCGGCACCGGGTTCATCGGCCTGACCGACCGGCGGATCATCATCCAGGACCGGTCCTTCGTCGGAAAGAAATTCGCCATCACCAGCATCCCCTACTCCAAGGTGAGCTCGGTGAGCGTGGTCAGCAACAAGAGCTGGGCCGGCCAGTTCTTCTCCAGCGGCGAAATCGCGATCACCGTCGGCACGCACGTCTACGAGATCGAGTTCCGCGGCTCGGACAAGGCCCACCACGTGCACCAGGTCATCCTGAGCCACGCCGCCTGA
- a CDS encoding peptidase E, giving the protein MTAETPTILATSAGFQRGRRGNFDIRPGRIHHFAAELANAGAAPKICVLTQATGDPDSRIGAFYSAFAGTRFTMSHLQLFPMPNVDDIRSHLLAQDVIWVDGGSVANLCAVWRVHGLDEILHEAWQAGVVMSGVSAGSICWHAGGSTDSFGLRLRGFTDGLGWLPYSNGVHYDAEEQRRPKMHELIGDGTLPDGFATDDGAGLVYRGTSLVEVVADREGPQGYELRRAADGSVTETALPTRVLPEYPN; this is encoded by the coding sequence ATGACGGCGGAAACTCCCACGATCCTCGCCACCAGCGCCGGGTTCCAGCGCGGCCGGCGGGGCAACTTCGACATCCGGCCCGGCCGGATCCACCACTTCGCGGCCGAATTGGCCAACGCCGGCGCCGCGCCGAAGATCTGTGTGCTGACCCAGGCGACCGGTGACCCCGACAGCCGGATCGGGGCGTTCTACTCGGCCTTCGCCGGGACCCGGTTCACCATGTCGCACCTGCAGCTGTTCCCGATGCCGAACGTCGACGACATCCGCTCGCACCTGCTGGCCCAGGACGTGATCTGGGTGGACGGTGGCAGCGTGGCGAACCTGTGCGCGGTGTGGCGGGTGCACGGTCTGGACGAGATCCTGCACGAGGCGTGGCAGGCCGGCGTGGTGATGAGCGGCGTCTCGGCGGGCTCGATCTGCTGGCACGCCGGCGGCAGCACGGACAGCTTCGGGCTCCGGCTGCGCGGGTTCACCGACGGACTGGGCTGGCTGCCGTACAGCAACGGGGTGCACTACGACGCCGAGGAGCAGCGCCGGCCGAAGATGCACGAGCTGATCGGCGACGGCACGCTGCCGGACGGCTTCGCCACCGACGACGGCGCGGGGCTGGTGTACCGCGGCACGTCCCTGGTGGAGGTGGTCGCGGACCGCGAGGGGCCACAGGGGTACGAGCTCCGGCGCGCCGCCGACGGCAGCGTGACCGAGACCGCGCTGCCAACCCGGGTTCTCCCGGAATATCCGAACTGA
- a CDS encoding nucleotidyltransferase domain-containing protein encodes MALTDAELTGMAERLTTVAGVVGVVLGGSRARQAHTPESDTDLGVYYRAPFDTGRLGELAVEVAGEQARVTAPGEWGPWVDGGGWLRIGDHPVDWIYRDLDRVHRCWADAEQGRYEFHTQAGHPLGVPDFAYPGELALGRILADPTGELAALRRRVVVYPRPLAEALVAGLWEADFLVGLARKGVSRCDTGYVAGCLFRLAGVCAHALHGAAGQYLINEKGAVAAAGRLPGAPAKFAERVDAAFAAVGNDPVRLTLAIDIAADLVLETTEACAMMLR; translated from the coding sequence ATGGCTCTCACCGATGCCGAGCTGACCGGGATGGCCGAGCGCCTGACCACCGTGGCCGGGGTGGTCGGCGTGGTGCTGGGCGGCAGCCGGGCCCGGCAGGCGCACACCCCCGAGTCCGACACCGACCTCGGGGTGTACTACCGGGCGCCGTTCGACACCGGCCGGCTCGGCGAGCTGGCGGTCGAGGTGGCCGGCGAGCAGGCCCGGGTCACCGCCCCCGGCGAGTGGGGGCCGTGGGTGGACGGCGGCGGGTGGCTGCGGATCGGCGACCACCCGGTGGACTGGATCTACCGGGACCTGGACCGGGTGCACCGGTGCTGGGCGGACGCGGAGCAGGGGCGGTACGAGTTCCACACCCAGGCCGGTCACCCGCTCGGGGTCCCGGATTTCGCGTACCCGGGGGAACTGGCCCTGGGTCGCATCCTCGCCGATCCGACCGGCGAGCTGGCCGCGCTGCGACGCCGCGTCGTGGTCTATCCGCGACCGTTGGCCGAGGCGCTGGTCGCCGGCCTGTGGGAGGCCGACTTCCTGGTCGGCCTGGCCCGCAAGGGGGTGTCCCGATGCGACACCGGCTATGTCGCCGGGTGCCTGTTCCGGCTGGCCGGGGTCTGCGCGCACGCGCTGCACGGCGCGGCCGGCCAGTACCTGATCAACGAGAAGGGCGCGGTGGCCGCGGCCGGGCGGCTGCCCGGCGCGCCGGCGAAGTTCGCCGAGCGGGTGGACGCCGCGTTCGCCGCGGTCGGCAACGATCCGGTGCGGCTCACGCTGGCCATCGACATCGCCGCGGATCTTGTGCTGGAGACGACCGAGGCCTGCGCGATGATGTTGCGATGA